One window of the Chryseobacterium sp. CY350 genome contains the following:
- a CDS encoding replication-associated recombination protein A: MSQNTPLAERMRPKNLDEVLGQEHLTGEKGTIRKMLENDTLNSLILWGPPGTGKTTLAEIISEKSGRKFFKLSAVSSGVKDVRDVIEEAKKQNLFSGKSPILFIDEIHRFNKSQQDSLLHAVEKGWIVLIGATTENPSFEVVSALLSRSQVYVLKALTHEKLEELIDIALERFNKDEKTDFKINEKQAFIQYSGGDGRKLINSVELVLSQFINSDTTEISNNEVLEVLQETMALYDKNGEQHYDIISAFIKSMRGGDPNGAVYWLARMIAGGEDIKFIARRMLILASEDIGLANPNALVIANSCFQAVNVIGNPEARILLSETAVYLAVSPKSNSTYMAINEALAFVKKTGNLPVPLHLRNAPTKLMKDLDYGKEYKYAHSYEGNFVNQDFLPEEIKDQKFYEPGNNATEKKIYEELKKKWNDKY; the protein is encoded by the coding sequence GCTGGAGAATGATACTTTAAATTCTTTGATTCTCTGGGGACCGCCTGGAACAGGTAAAACAACTCTTGCGGAAATTATTTCTGAGAAATCAGGTCGGAAGTTTTTTAAGCTTTCAGCGGTTTCTTCCGGAGTGAAAGATGTACGGGACGTAATTGAAGAAGCCAAAAAGCAAAATCTTTTTTCCGGAAAATCACCCATTCTTTTTATTGATGAAATTCACAGATTCAACAAATCTCAACAGGATTCTCTGCTTCATGCGGTAGAAAAAGGCTGGATCGTTTTAATTGGCGCGACTACAGAAAATCCTAGTTTTGAGGTAGTTTCGGCTTTGCTTTCCAGAAGTCAGGTCTATGTTTTAAAAGCTTTAACTCACGAAAAACTTGAGGAATTAATCGATATCGCTCTTGAAAGATTTAATAAAGATGAAAAAACAGATTTTAAAATCAACGAAAAACAGGCTTTTATACAATATTCGGGTGGTGACGGAAGAAAACTGATCAATTCTGTAGAACTGGTTCTCAGCCAGTTTATTAACTCAGATACTACAGAAATTTCGAATAATGAAGTGTTAGAAGTGCTTCAGGAGACGATGGCGCTGTATGATAAAAATGGCGAACAACATTATGATATCATTTCGGCTTTCATAAAATCGATGCGCGGCGGCGATCCGAATGGTGCAGTGTACTGGCTGGCAAGAATGATCGCAGGAGGTGAAGATATAAAATTTATCGCCAGGAGAATGCTTATTTTGGCATCTGAAGATATTGGTTTGGCAAATCCGAATGCGCTTGTGATTGCCAACAGTTGCTTTCAGGCTGTTAATGTTATAGGAAATCCGGAAGCTAGAATTTTGCTTAGTGAAACGGCGGTTTATCTGGCAGTTTCTCCAAAAAGCAACTCTACTTATATGGCAATTAATGAAGCTTTGGCTTTTGTAAAAAAAACAGGAAATTTACCTGTGCCACTGCATTTGAGGAACGCCCCGACAAAGTTGATGAAAGATCTGGATTATGGTAAGGAGTACAAATATGCCCATTCTTATGAGGGCAATTTTGTAAATCAGGATTTTTTGCCTGAAGAAATAAAAGATCAGAAATTTTACGAACCCGGAAATAATGCCACCGAAAAGAAAATTTACGAAGAACTCAAGAAAAAATGGAACGATAAATATTAA